From a single Papaver somniferum cultivar HN1 unplaced genomic scaffold, ASM357369v1 unplaced-scaffold_19, whole genome shotgun sequence genomic region:
- the LOC113338378 gene encoding dual specificity protein kinase shkD-like: protein MAAALECWSGRNSTDEDMAEQQVLMKTHDRSEGNLSNDSSFAYEKLDLSTSTTSSSLMQKKLQKISRNVSEAITNLKNSLNLDSISDLPKVKIQSSRKLMWGSVIRNLTQLYPGSQLPEKLVTNVRKHYDSLPVSYSLAGFEMEDVFLHIRLIEQTALDENNPAIYIQDVTDDGTHGSVFKLTFACNSLISWPAMSGTLDSSSICCKKIQIFEKKGFTLGIILVLFEAGQEKSFKMRIENVLKSALKKPKPLKLPFGLCGRQQENNRGQEVAEMSDVCEQQENENGVENANTRTQLQTPLTDSSVIVCVDEWQTISSGQDEIGKWLLNSDQIEFLDQIGPNLFKGVCKGKRVMIEKLKGCEKGSPYEFEVRKDLLELMSFGHKNILQFYGVSIEENHGLCVVTKMMEGGTLHELIQKKKKLNLKDIIKIASDVAAGIKFMNDHGIAYRDLNTQRILLDRQGNTRVGNMDIIRVCKNNGEATDYETDGYQWLAPEIIAGDPESVTETWMSNVYSFGMVVWEMVTGEAAYSAYSPVQAAVGIAACGLRPDIPKDCPHILRSLMVKCWNNCPSKRPPFSEILRLLLRSNNNSR, encoded by the exons ATGGCAGCAGCATTAGAGTGTTGGTCCGGTAGGAATAGTACAGATGAAGATATGGCAgaacaacaagttttgatgaAAACCCATGATAGATCAGAAGGTAATTTATCAAATGATTCAAGTTTTGCTTATGAGAAATTGGATCTTTCTACTAGTACTACTTCATCTTCATTGATGCAGAAAAAGTTGCAGAAGATTAGTAGAAATGTATCAGAAGCTATTACAAATCTTAAAAACTCATTGAATCTTGATTCAATTAGTGATTTACCTAAGGTTAAGATTCAAAGTAGTAGGAAACTTATGTGGGGTAGTGTTATTAGGAATCTTACGCAGCTTTATCCTGGTAGTCAACTTCCTGAGAAACTTGTTACCAATGTCCGAAAACATTATGATTCATTACCAGTCAG ttattcgCTAGCTGGTTTCGAAATGGAAGATGTATTTCTTCACATTAGATTAATAGAACAGACAGCATTAGATGAAAATAATCCTGCTATTTATATTCAAGATGTTACTGATGATGGAACTCATGGATCTGTTTTTAAGCTTACATTTGCTTGTAATTCATTGATATCATGGCCGGCGATGTCGGGCACATTAGACAGTTCTTCCATTTGCTGTAAAAAGATTCAGATCTTTGAGAAAAAGGGTTTTACATTAGGGATTATTCTTGTTCTGTTTGAAGCTGGCCAAGAGAAATCATTCAAAATGCGTATCGAAAATGTACTTAAATCTGCTTTGAAAAAGCCGAAGCCGCTGAAACTCCCATTTGGTCTATGTGGGCGTCAACAGGAGAACAATAGGGGCCAAGAAGTTGCTGAAATGAGTGATGTGTGTGAACAGCAAGAAAATGAAAATGGGGTGGAGAATGCAAACACAAGAACTCAGCTACAGACTCCTTTAACGGATTCGTCTGTCATTGTTTGTGTTGATGAATGGCAAACAATTAGTTCGGGTCAGGATGAGATTGGGAAATGGCTACTGAATTCTGATCAAATTGAGTTTTTGGACCAGATTGGACCTAATTTATTTAAAGGGGTTTGTAAGGGGAAAAGAGTGATGATTGAGAAGCTGAAAGGATGTGAAAAGGGAAGTCCTTATGAGTTTGAGGTTCGAAAAGATTTATTAGAGCTTATGAGCTTTGGGCATAAGAATATTTTACAGTTCTACGGGGTTTCCATTGAAGAGAATCATGGTTTATGTGTAGTGACAAAAATGATGGAAGGTGGAACGCTGCACGAGCTAATACAGAAGAAAAAGAAGCTTAATCTGAAGGACATAATCAAAATAGCATCTGATGTTGCTGCTGGGATCAAGTTTATGAATGACCATGGCATTGCTTATAGAGATCTTAACACACAGAGAATACTATTAGATAGGCAGGGTAATACTCGAGTCGGAAATATGGATATCATCAGAGTATGCAAGAACAATGGCGAGGCAACGGATTATGAAACTGATGGTTACCAGTGGCTAGCTCCCGAG ATCATTGCAGGTGATCCAGAGAGTGTAACAGAAACATGGATGAGCAACGTGTATAGTTTTGGAATGGTAGTGTGGGAGATGGTTACAGGGGAAGCAGCATATTCTGCATATTCACCAGTTCAAGCTGCAGTCGGAATTGCTGCATGTGGGCTAAGACCAGATATCCCTAAGGATTGCccacatattttgagatcgtTAATGGTCAAATGCTGGAACAATTGCCCTTCAAAGCGACCTCCATTCTCCGAAATTCTCCGATTATTATTACGTTCGAACAACAACAGTAGGTGA